In Kitasatospora sp. NBC_00240, the following are encoded in one genomic region:
- a CDS encoding SAM-dependent methyltransferase has translation MTWMRWRPAMEQALYGAEGFYRRPEGPAGHFRTSVHASGLYARAVARLLGEVDEALGRPAELAFVDVGAGRGELLAGVLAAVPAELAGRLRPYGVELAARPPGLPAEVRWTDGPPAGVTGLLFANEWLDNVPLDLAEVDEDGLLRYTEVDTASGEQRPGAPVSEADRRWADRWWPAGEPGDFVELGGPRDAAWAGAVGSLAAGLAVAVDYAHTAGRRPPFGTLTGFRDGREASPVPDGSRDITAHVALDAAAVPGVHSLWTTQREALRALGVSGARPPLALASSDPAAYLRALGGAGEAAELTDPAGLGAFGWLAQAVRIPVPRSLEGLEGWQTLVP, from the coding sequence ATGACTTGGATGCGGTGGCGGCCCGCCATGGAACAGGCGCTGTACGGGGCGGAGGGGTTCTACCGCAGGCCGGAGGGCCCGGCGGGCCACTTCCGGACCTCCGTGCACGCCTCGGGGCTGTACGCGCGGGCGGTCGCCCGACTGCTCGGCGAGGTGGACGAGGCGCTCGGCCGCCCGGCCGAGCTGGCCTTCGTGGACGTCGGCGCGGGGCGCGGCGAGCTGCTGGCCGGGGTGCTGGCCGCGGTGCCCGCCGAGCTGGCCGGGCGGCTGCGCCCGTACGGAGTGGAGCTGGCGGCCCGGCCGCCGGGCCTGCCGGCCGAGGTCCGGTGGACGGACGGGCCGCCCGCCGGCGTCACCGGGCTGCTGTTCGCGAACGAGTGGCTGGACAACGTGCCGCTGGACCTCGCCGAGGTCGACGAGGACGGGCTGCTGCGTTACACCGAGGTGGACACCGCGAGCGGCGAGCAGCGGCCGGGCGCCCCGGTGTCCGAGGCCGACCGGCGCTGGGCCGACCGCTGGTGGCCGGCCGGCGAACCCGGGGACTTCGTCGAGCTGGGCGGCCCGCGGGACGCGGCCTGGGCGGGTGCGGTCGGCTCGCTGGCGGCCGGGCTCGCGGTGGCGGTGGACTACGCGCACACCGCCGGGCGGCGCCCGCCGTTCGGCACCCTCACCGGGTTCCGGGACGGCCGGGAGGCGAGCCCGGTGCCGGACGGCTCCCGCGACATCACCGCGCACGTGGCGCTGGACGCGGCAGCCGTGCCCGGTGTCCACAGCCTGTGGACGACGCAGCGCGAGGCACTGCGGGCCCTCGGGGTGAGCGGCGCCCGGCCGCCGCTGGCACTGGCGTCCAGCGACCCGGCGGCCTACCTGCGGGCGCTCGGCGGGGCGGGCGAGGCGGCCGAGCTGACCGACCCGGCGGGGCTGGGAGCCTTCGGCTGGCTGGCGCAGGCCGTCCGTATCCCGGTACCGAGGAGCCTGGAGGGCCTGGAGGGATGGCAGACTCTGGTGCCATGA